From a single Bacillus pumilus genomic region:
- the hemC gene encoding hydroxymethylbilane synthase, translating into MRTIKVGSRRSKLAITQTKWVIQKLSELNPSYSFEIKEIVTKGDQILDVTLSKVGGKGLFVKEIEQAMLNHDIDMAVHSMKDMPAALPEGLVIGCIPEREDVRDALISKDHLRLEELPEGAIVGTSSLRRSAQLLQERPDLEIKWIRGNIDTRLEKLKNEEYDAIILAAAGLSRMGWSKEVVSQFLSPETCLPAVGQGALSIECRGDDKELLELLAQFTNEYTKKTVLAERAFLKQMDGSCQVPIAGYATMNEHDEIELTGLVASADGHTIIRETVTGTDPEAIGTICAKQMADKGAKDLIDKVKKDLSSQ; encoded by the coding sequence GAAGTAAGCTTGCAATTACACAAACAAAATGGGTCATTCAAAAGCTGTCTGAACTCAACCCTTCTTATTCTTTTGAAATAAAAGAGATTGTGACAAAGGGTGATCAAATTTTAGATGTGACCTTATCAAAGGTTGGCGGAAAAGGACTGTTTGTCAAAGAAATTGAGCAGGCGATGCTGAATCATGACATCGATATGGCCGTGCACAGCATGAAGGATATGCCGGCCGCTCTTCCTGAAGGTTTGGTCATTGGTTGTATTCCCGAGCGTGAAGATGTGAGAGATGCTCTTATTTCGAAGGATCATCTGCGTCTCGAGGAACTGCCAGAGGGTGCGATTGTAGGCACGAGCAGCTTGCGGCGCAGTGCCCAGCTTCTTCAGGAAAGACCAGATCTTGAGATTAAATGGATCCGTGGAAATATTGATACGAGACTCGAAAAGCTGAAGAATGAAGAATATGATGCAATTATTCTAGCGGCTGCCGGTTTGTCTAGAATGGGCTGGAGTAAAGAAGTCGTGTCGCAATTCTTATCTCCTGAAACTTGCCTTCCCGCCGTTGGCCAAGGTGCTTTGTCGATTGAGTGCCGCGGGGATGATAAAGAGCTATTGGAGCTTCTTGCTCAATTTACGAATGAATATACGAAGAAAACGGTTCTCGCAGAACGAGCCTTTCTTAAACAAATGGATGGCAGCTGTCAGGTGCCAATCGCTGGCTATGCAACGATGAATGAGCATGATGAAATTGAACTGACGGGTCTTGTCGCATCTGCAGACGGACACACGATTATTCGAGAAACCGTCACAGGCACTGACCCTGAAGCAATTGGAACAATATGTGCGAAACAGATGGCTGATAAGGGAGCAAAGGATTTGATCGACAAGGTGAAAAAGGATCTGTCCTCCCAATGA
- a CDS encoding uroporphyrinogen-III synthase, which produces MTIGKSLHGQTVLVTRNERQAGVFQQKIEALNGHAVLTSLIRFEPTLTKEKAQAFLKDLESSHWLVFTSVNGASFFLSYIEDHHLHIHFSHLKVAAVGEKTSAYLEQHGLKVDVVPERFIAEELADALLDHVRPGERIFVAKGHLSRDVVKKTFVPLGIEVKEWILYETVKDEEGIAALKSAMTKQSFDYITFTSSSTVHSFMQAMEADAAKLAASNTCFVTIGPLTKEALLHYGISSETPDTYTVDGMLDLMCRLSERKLNQ; this is translated from the coding sequence ATGACGATAGGCAAATCGCTTCACGGACAGACGGTGCTTGTCACTCGAAATGAACGTCAAGCGGGTGTGTTTCAGCAAAAGATTGAAGCGCTGAACGGCCATGCTGTTTTAACCTCCCTTATTAGGTTTGAGCCTACACTCACAAAGGAAAAAGCGCAGGCCTTTTTAAAGGATTTAGAAAGTAGCCACTGGCTTGTTTTCACGAGTGTGAATGGTGCATCTTTTTTTCTGAGCTATATAGAAGATCACCATTTACATATTCACTTTTCCCATTTGAAAGTCGCAGCTGTAGGTGAGAAAACCTCTGCCTATCTCGAGCAGCACGGCTTGAAGGTGGATGTGGTACCAGAACGTTTTATAGCGGAAGAGCTTGCAGATGCGTTACTTGACCATGTACGTCCGGGTGAGCGTATCTTTGTAGCAAAAGGACACCTGTCACGGGATGTCGTGAAGAAAACCTTCGTTCCGCTTGGCATAGAAGTGAAAGAATGGATTTTATATGAAACTGTCAAGGATGAAGAAGGAATTGCCGCTCTCAAATCGGCAATGACGAAGCAATCATTTGATTATATTACATTTACAAGCTCATCCACTGTCCATTCATTTATGCAGGCCATGGAGGCAGATGCAGCGAAGCTAGCTGCGTCTAACACCTGTTTTGTGACAATCGGTCCTCTGACAAAAGAGGCACTGCTTCACTACGGGATTTCTTCTGAAACCCCAGATACTTATACGGTAGACGGAATGCTTGACTTGATGTGCCGTTTATCTGAAAGGAAGTTGAATCAATGA